In the genome of Thermococcus celericrescens, the window CCCCCCATGGGAGCCGGGGAACAGTATCGTCGGCAGGCTGGAGGACTCCTTTATCGCCCTCACAACGCCGTCGAGGACATCCCCCTCCGCCCCCGTCGAGCCGCCTATCATTATGGCATCTACCCCTATCTCCTCGCTCATCTTCGCTATCCTGGCGGCTTCCTCGGGCGTCACGTCATCAGGATCAAGGAGAACGAAGTGAAGCTTTTCGGTCTCAATCTTCTCGTGAATGTACGTCTCGACCTTTCCGAGCTGGAGTCTCATTTTCTCTCACCGAACCCTATAACTTCCTCCCTGCTTTTAACCCTTTTCCACTCCAGCCCGAGTCCGCTTAGAATGGCAGTGAGAGCCCCATCGGGTTCCCCTTCGAAGCGGTAGAGGTTGGTGCTGACCCTGACGTCCCCCGCGCCGAATCCCTCGACGGGCTCCCCGTACTTTGCCACCCCCAGCGAGAGCTTTTCCTCCAACCGCTCCTCACTGGGGATGAGATACGCCCTCAGGAGCTTTGCCTCCTTCAGGAGGAAGTCTATATGCCAGTGGAGCCTCTTTTCCCCGCTGAAGTGCCGGGCAACGCGTTTTTCGAGGGAGTTCATCGCCGAGCCGACGTACACGTAGTGACCCTTCCTTAGATGGAACTCCCGCCCCTTGGTTCTGACGGTTTTATCGTTTTCCAGCAGGACGACGAGAAAGTACGACCCTCTCATGGTGGGTGGATTCTACTCATCATTTATAAACCCCTGGTCCCAAAACCGAGTCTGGTGTGAAGAATGGACGAAAAGAAAACGAAGAAACCCGCGGACGACTTCGCATGGCAGGAGTACGAGAAGGAGGATTTTGAACGGACCTTCCCGGCCCTTGCGAGGGAGCTCGAGGGGGAGGGCGTTCCGATAGAGGCCTACCGCACCGGCGAGGGGGAGGAGTCCGCCGAGAGGGAGGAGATGGACTTCTCCGGCTACAACCCCACGGTTATCGATTTCCTCAGGAGATGCAGTACGGATGACGAGGCGCTTGAGATAATAAACTGGATGGAGGAGCGCGGTGAGATAACCCACGAGATGGCCAAGGAGCTCAGGATAACCTTGGTCGAGAGGGGAGTCCGGGCCTTCGGTTCCAAGAAGGAGTGGGGCTGGTACGAGCGGCACAGGAAAACATAATTCGCGCCAGTGGTACCAGAGGTGAGTTTTTGCCGAGGAAAAGGTAACTTTTTTAGCCCCCTAAAACATTCCCTAAGCGATGACGCTCAAGCTGAACCCCGAGGCCAAAGCGGTCTACCGCTCAATCCGGGAGGAGATAAGGAGGAGGTTAGTCCTCCCTGGGAGTTCTTCCATGCTGGATAGGTTTGAACCCACCTCCGATCGCGAGGAAATCCTCCGCAGGCAGACTTATTTCCGCCGAAGCCTTCCAAGGTTACGTCCTGAGTTGAAGGGACAGATTGCCAGGGTCCGGCCAATCAAATTCCGCCGGAACTACCTCCACGACAGGATTCTGATAGTTGACGAGGGCGAGCTCGAAAGGGCACTGAACCTGGGTCTCTGCGAGGTCTCAACGAGCCTGGAGGATTCCGAAGATTATTCTCTGGTTCTCAGCACGGTCGGCTACGGCATCGACGTTGAACTTGTCCCCTCCCAGATAGCGCCGGAGCTCTACATCATGCCCCTCTGGGAGAACCGGGAAACTCTTAATGCCCTCGCCAGAATCGGCGAGCTAACCGGCGAGGGTAGTGTCGCCTCGGAAATCCTCCGAAAGCTGGACGAGCTTGGGGAGGTTATGAAAAAGCGGAAACTCCTCGACGGTCTTGAGGAGCTGGTAGCCGCGAAAGAGCGCGAGCTGAACGAGAGGATATCCGAGAAACTGGAAAAGTTCAGCCTGACTCTGAGCGGGAAGGAGCTGCTGGATTTCCTCGGCGAGCTTAAAGCCGGGAACTACGAGGCAATATTCAGACACTTCGGCAAGGTCGAGGGAGAAATCCTCGATCTGATCAATGAGGCTGAGGACGAGCTGAGCGAGAAGCTTGGTGTTGCCGTTGAGCTCTTCTCCCGGGAAGAACTGTATCCCGTGGCGGTTCCCCCGGAAAGTGTCGAAATGCTCCGTGAGGAACTGGAAAGAGAGCTTAAGGTTGAGCTGTACCTCAAGAGCCGGGAAATCCTTGAGAATGTGCGTCCCCTGCTCCCCGTTCTCCGGGAGGAGCTGGCCAGGGTTAACGAACTCGATTTCCTTCAGGCCATCAAGGAATTCACCGAGGGCTTCTCTTTCCCGGAACTTCAGAACGGTGGAATCGCGTTTATCAATGGGAGACACCTTTTCATCGAGAGTCCGCAGCCTGTGAGCTACGTCGTGGGAGAAAAACCCGAAAACTTCGGCGTCCCGGACTCGGATATTATCCACAATGAGAGGGTGGTCATACTAACAGGCGCCAACAGCGGCGGAAAGACCAGCCTTTTAGAACTTATGACCCAGATAACGGTTCTCACCCATATGGGACTTCCGGTTCCGGCGGAGAAGGCCTGGGTCGAGCCCCTCGATGAGCTGTTCTTCTTCAGAAGGAAGAGGAGTACCTACGGCGCCGGTGCTTTTGAGACGGCCCTGCGCTCCTTCGTGAGGGCGCTTAAGGGCTCCGGCAGGAAGCTCATTCTCATAGACGAGTTTGAGGCTATAACCGAACCCGGTGCGGCGGTTAGGATAATCGGCGAGCTTCTCCAAATAGCCCACGAGAAGGGCTTTTACGTTGTTATCGTGTCTCACCTTGGGGAGGACCTGAGGAAGGAACTTCCCTTTGCCAGGGTCGACGGGATAGAGGCCAGGGGCCTTGACGAAAAGCTCAACCTCATCGTCGACAGGCAACCCGTCTTTGGGAAACTTGGCAGAAGCACGCCAGAGCTGATAGTCGAGAGCCTTGCGAGAAGAAAGCGCGGGAAGGAACGGGAAATTTTCGAGAGGGTCCTGAGGGCGTTTGGACGTTCCTAGCCGCATCGTGCTCCCTGGAGACTGCAGTGTGTAGGTCCCTGTGTAGGTGGT includes:
- a CDS encoding geranylgeranylglyceryl/heptaprenylglyceryl phosphate synthase gives rise to the protein MRLQLGKVETYIHEKIETEKLHFVLLDPDDVTPEEAARIAKMSEEIGVDAIMIGGSTGAEGDVLDGVVRAIKESSSLPTILFPGSHGGISRYADSIFFMSLLNSTNPFFITGSQALGAFTVKRYGIEPIPMAYLIVEPGETVGWIGDAKP
- a CDS encoding GIY-YIG nuclease family protein — protein: MRGSYFLVVLLENDKTVRTKGREFHLRKGHYVYVGSAMNSLEKRVARHFSGEKRLHWHIDFLLKEAKLLRAYLIPSEERLEEKLSLGVAKYGEPVEGFGAGDVRVSTNLYRFEGEPDGALTAILSGLGLEWKRVKSREEVIGFGERK
- a CDS encoding DUF2095 family protein, which encodes MDEKKTKKPADDFAWQEYEKEDFERTFPALARELEGEGVPIEAYRTGEGEESAEREEMDFSGYNPTVIDFLRRCSTDDEALEIINWMEERGEITHEMAKELRITLVERGVRAFGSKKEWGWYERHRKT
- a CDS encoding P-loop NTPase family protein; translation: MTLKLNPEAKAVYRSIREEIRRRLVLPGSSSMLDRFEPTSDREEILRRQTYFRRSLPRLRPELKGQIARVRPIKFRRNYLHDRILIVDEGELERALNLGLCEVSTSLEDSEDYSLVLSTVGYGIDVELVPSQIAPELYIMPLWENRETLNALARIGELTGEGSVASEILRKLDELGEVMKKRKLLDGLEELVAAKERELNERISEKLEKFSLTLSGKELLDFLGELKAGNYEAIFRHFGKVEGEILDLINEAEDELSEKLGVAVELFSREELYPVAVPPESVEMLREELERELKVELYLKSREILENVRPLLPVLREELARVNELDFLQAIKEFTEGFSFPELQNGGIAFINGRHLFIESPQPVSYVVGEKPENFGVPDSDIIHNERVVILTGANSGGKTSLLELMTQITVLTHMGLPVPAEKAWVEPLDELFFFRRKRSTYGAGAFETALRSFVRALKGSGRKLILIDEFEAITEPGAAVRIIGELLQIAHEKGFYVVIVSHLGEDLRKELPFARVDGIEARGLDEKLNLIVDRQPVFGKLGRSTPELIVESLARRKRGKEREIFERVLRAFGRS